Proteins encoded in a region of the Osmerus mordax isolate fOsmMor3 chromosome 17, fOsmMor3.pri, whole genome shotgun sequence genome:
- the LOC136960319 gene encoding uncharacterized protein isoform X3 yields MATRAAYFSPSEAQILMEAYEEVKDIIKKKGNTATVIKQREKAWQSIADRLNALNMNGPKRTWQQVKIKYKNILQNAVKKNTHRQGTGGGSPKADLTPAEDMALELNKGRPVLEGIPGGKETSIGSSQDATRFIQVSGSTVFLLEPPAQAPDDADPGEGPSAAATAHDGDDDEEETISLDSRRHEDPDAIQWENQPGNISSQAIRKLYGNHLRRQIELADIDIQYKKKKMENLALESEIKKRTIRKLDLEIKKLERELQEDDTADDHLYERYRFSADGISGAFLYSVGDAEQLNKATICRTIRSVCLAIKALADVFISFPGHRRLCDIKEEFYRIAGFPNVIGAVDCTHIRIKAPSGAHEADFVNRKSFHSINVQMVCNADCVISNVVAKWPGSVHDSRIFRASEIYQCLSQGEFSGVLLGDRGYGCQPFLLTPFTDPQEAQQAYNHAHARTRARVEMTFGLLKARFHCLHKLRVSPVRACDITVACAVLHNVACLRKERAPRVPPAMDWDNPAIFPDDDSGRLLRDQYVLNYFS; encoded by the exons atggcaactagagccgcgtacttttccccgtcggaagcacaaatcctcatggaggcatacgaggaggtaaaagatataattaagaagaaaggcaacaccgccacagtgataaagcaaagagaaaaagcgtggcaaagtattgcagaccgcctgaatgc attaaacatgaacgggccaaaacggacatggcagcaggtcaaaatcaaatacaagaacattctgcagaatg cagtgaaaaagaatacccacagacaaggcacgggtggtgggtcaccaaaggctgaccttaccccagcagaggacatggccttggagctaaataaaggcaggcccgtcttagaggggatccctggggggaaagagacgagcataggttcctcccaagatgccacccgcttcattcaag tgtctggcagcactgtgttcctgttagagccaccagcacaagcaccagacgatgctgatcca ggtgaaggccccagtgcagcagcaacagcacatgatggagacgatgatgaggaggagaccatctctctggattccagaaggcatgag gacccagatgctatacagtgggaaaaccagcctggcaacata agctcacaagctatcagaaagttgtatggcaaccacctccggcgccaaatagaactggcagacatagacattcagtacaagaagaaaaagatggaaaatcttgcactggagtccgaaataaaaaagaggacaattaggaaactggaccttgaaataaaaaaacttgagagggag ctccaagaagatgacacagctga tgaccatctatatgaaagatacaggttttctgcagatggcatcag tggagccttcctgtactcagtgggggatgcagaacagctgaacaaggccacaatttgccgcacaataaggagtgtgtgtctggctatcaaagcattagcagatgtcttcatctccttccctggccacagaagactctgtgacatcaaagaggagttctataggattgcag gtttccccaatgtcattggtgcagtggactgcacacacataaggataaaagccccctcaggtgcccatgaggccgattttgtgaataggaaatcctttcacagcattaatgttcag atggtctgcaatgctgactgtgtgatcagcaatgttgtggcaaaatggcctggctcagtccatgactccagaatctttcgggcctctgaaatctatcagtgcctatcacaag gtgaattctctggtgtgttgctgggagacagggggtatggctgccagccttttctcctgacacctttcacagacccccaggaagcacagcaggcctacaaccatgcccatgccaggaccagggccagagttgaaatgacctttggcctcctgaaggcacgctttcactgccttcacaaattaagggtcagccctgttagggcatgtgatattactgtggcttgtgctgtcctccacaatgtggcctgcctgaggaaggagagggcccccagagtgccaccagccatggactgggacaatccggcaatcttccctgatgacgacagtggtcggctgctgagggaccaatatgtgttgaattattttagttag
- the LOC136960319 gene encoding putative nuclease HARBI1 isoform X1: MATRAAYFSPSEAQILMEAYEEVKDIIKKKGNTATVIKQREKAWQSIADRLNALNMNGPKRTWQQVKIKYKNILQNAVKKNTHRQGTGGGSPKADLTPAEDMALELNKGRPVLEGIPGGKETSIGSSQDATRFIQVSGSTVFLLEPPAQAPDDADPGEGPSAAATAHDGDDDEEETISLDSRRHEDPDAIQWENQPGNISSQAIRKLYGNHLRRQIELADIDIQYKKKKMENLALESEIKKRTIRKLDLEIKKLERELQEDDTADDHLYERYRFSADGIRYLCRLLGPRIKHRTARSHALSVEQMVCVALRFFASGAFLYSVGDAEQLNKATICRTIRSVCLAIKALADVFISFPGHRRLCDIKEEFYRIAGFPNVIGAVDCTHIRIKAPSGAHEADFVNRKSFHSINVQMVCNADCVISNVVAKWPGSVHDSRIFRASEIYQCLSQGEFSGVLLGDRGYGCQPFLLTPFTDPQEAQQAYNHAHARTRARVEMTFGLLKARFHCLHKLRVSPVRACDITVACAVLHNVACLRKERAPRVPPAMDWDNPAIFPDDDSGRLLRDQYVLNYFS; the protein is encoded by the exons atggcaactagagccgcgtacttttccccgtcggaagcacaaatcctcatggaggcatacgaggaggtaaaagatataattaagaagaaaggcaacaccgccacagtgataaagcaaagagaaaaagcgtggcaaagtattgcagaccgcctgaatgc attaaacatgaacgggccaaaacggacatggcagcaggtcaaaatcaaatacaagaacattctgcagaatg cagtgaaaaagaatacccacagacaaggcacgggtggtgggtcaccaaaggctgaccttaccccagcagaggacatggccttggagctaaataaaggcaggcccgtcttagaggggatccctggggggaaagagacgagcataggttcctcccaagatgccacccgcttcattcaag tgtctggcagcactgtgttcctgttagagccaccagcacaagcaccagacgatgctgatcca ggtgaaggccccagtgcagcagcaacagcacatgatggagacgatgatgaggaggagaccatctctctggattccagaaggcatgag gacccagatgctatacagtgggaaaaccagcctggcaacata agctcacaagctatcagaaagttgtatggcaaccacctccggcgccaaatagaactggcagacatagacattcagtacaagaagaaaaagatggaaaatcttgcactggagtccgaaataaaaaagaggacaattaggaaactggaccttgaaataaaaaaacttgagagggag ctccaagaagatgacacagctga tgaccatctatatgaaagatacaggttttctgcagatggcatcaggtatctatgcagactactgggtcccaggattaagcaccgcactgcacggagccatgcactgagtgtggagcaaatggtttgtgtggccttgcgcttttttgctagtggagccttcctgtactcagtgggggatgcagaacagctgaacaaggccacaatttgccgcacaataaggagtgtgtgtctggctatcaaagcattagcagatgtcttcatctccttccctggccacagaagactctgtgacatcaaagaggagttctataggattgcag gtttccccaatgtcattggtgcagtggactgcacacacataaggataaaagccccctcaggtgcccatgaggccgattttgtgaataggaaatcctttcacagcattaatgttcag atggtctgcaatgctgactgtgtgatcagcaatgttgtggcaaaatggcctggctcagtccatgactccagaatctttcgggcctctgaaatctatcagtgcctatcacaag gtgaattctctggtgtgttgctgggagacagggggtatggctgccagccttttctcctgacacctttcacagacccccaggaagcacagcaggcctacaaccatgcccatgccaggaccagggccagagttgaaatgacctttggcctcctgaaggcacgctttcactgccttcacaaattaagggtcagccctgttagggcatgtgatattactgtggcttgtgctgtcctccacaatgtggcctgcctgaggaaggagagggcccccagagtgccaccagccatggactgggacaatccggcaatcttccctgatgacgacagtggtcggctgctgagggaccaatatgtgttgaattattttagttag
- the LOC136960319 gene encoding putative nuclease HARBI1 isoform X2 produces MATRAAYFSPSEAQILMEAYEEVKDIIKKKGNTATVIKQREKAWQSIADRLNALNMNGPKRTWQQVKIKYKNILQNAVKKNTHRQGTGGGSPKADLTPAEDMALELNKGRPVLEGIPGGKETSIGSSQDATRFIQVSGSTVFLLEPPAQAPDDADPGEGPSAAATAHDGDDDEEETISLDSRRHEDPDAIQWENQPGNISSQAIRKLYGNHLRRQIELADIDIQYKKKKMENLALESEIKKRTIRKLDLEIKKLERELQEDDTADDHLYERYRFSADGIRYLCRLLGPRIKHRTARSHALSVEQMVCVALRFFASGAFLYSVGDAEQLNKATICRTIRSVCLAIKALADVFISFPGHRRLCDIKEEFYRIAVDCTHIRIKAPSGAHEADFVNRKSFHSINVQMVCNADCVISNVVAKWPGSVHDSRIFRASEIYQCLSQGEFSGVLLGDRGYGCQPFLLTPFTDPQEAQQAYNHAHARTRARVEMTFGLLKARFHCLHKLRVSPVRACDITVACAVLHNVACLRKERAPRVPPAMDWDNPAIFPDDDSGRLLRDQYVLNYFS; encoded by the exons atggcaactagagccgcgtacttttccccgtcggaagcacaaatcctcatggaggcatacgaggaggtaaaagatataattaagaagaaaggcaacaccgccacagtgataaagcaaagagaaaaagcgtggcaaagtattgcagaccgcctgaatgc attaaacatgaacgggccaaaacggacatggcagcaggtcaaaatcaaatacaagaacattctgcagaatg cagtgaaaaagaatacccacagacaaggcacgggtggtgggtcaccaaaggctgaccttaccccagcagaggacatggccttggagctaaataaaggcaggcccgtcttagaggggatccctggggggaaagagacgagcataggttcctcccaagatgccacccgcttcattcaag tgtctggcagcactgtgttcctgttagagccaccagcacaagcaccagacgatgctgatcca ggtgaaggccccagtgcagcagcaacagcacatgatggagacgatgatgaggaggagaccatctctctggattccagaaggcatgag gacccagatgctatacagtgggaaaaccagcctggcaacata agctcacaagctatcagaaagttgtatggcaaccacctccggcgccaaatagaactggcagacatagacattcagtacaagaagaaaaagatggaaaatcttgcactggagtccgaaataaaaaagaggacaattaggaaactggaccttgaaataaaaaaacttgagagggag ctccaagaagatgacacagctga tgaccatctatatgaaagatacaggttttctgcagatggcatcaggtatctatgcagactactgggtcccaggattaagcaccgcactgcacggagccatgcactgagtgtggagcaaatggtttgtgtggccttgcgcttttttgctagtggagccttcctgtactcagtgggggatgcagaacagctgaacaaggccacaatttgccgcacaataaggagtgtgtgtctggctatcaaagcattagcagatgtcttcatctccttccctggccacagaagactctgtgacatcaaagaggagttctataggattgcag tggactgcacacacataaggataaaagccccctcaggtgcccatgaggccgattttgtgaataggaaatcctttcacagcattaatgttcag atggtctgcaatgctgactgtgtgatcagcaatgttgtggcaaaatggcctggctcagtccatgactccagaatctttcgggcctctgaaatctatcagtgcctatcacaag gtgaattctctggtgtgttgctgggagacagggggtatggctgccagccttttctcctgacacctttcacagacccccaggaagcacagcaggcctacaaccatgcccatgccaggaccagggccagagttgaaatgacctttggcctcctgaaggcacgctttcactgccttcacaaattaagggtcagccctgttagggcatgtgatattactgtggcttgtgctgtcctccacaatgtggcctgcctgaggaaggagagggcccccagagtgccaccagccatggactgggacaatccggcaatcttccctgatgacgacagtggtcggctgctgagggaccaatatgtgttgaattattttagttag